The following are from one region of the Halobacteriovorax vibrionivorans genome:
- the groES gene encoding co-chaperone GroES, which translates to MQVKPLQDRVLIKRVEDETKTAGGIIIPDNHSEKPAQGEVIAVGPGYRLDNGSVAELAVKEGDKVLFGKYSGSEVKLEGQEYLIMKESDILGILV; encoded by the coding sequence ATGCAAGTTAAACCATTACAAGATAGAGTTCTTATTAAAAGAGTTGAAGACGAAACGAAGACAGCTGGAGGGATTATTATTCCTGATAACCACTCAGAGAAGCCTGCTCAGGGAGAAGTTATTGCTGTTGGTCCAGGTTACCGTTTAGATAATGGATCTGTAGCAGAACTTGCTGTAAAAGAAGGAGATAAGGTTCTTTTTGGAAAGTATTCAGGAAGCGAAGTTAAACTTGAAGGTCAAGAGTACCTTATTATGAAAGAATCAGATATCTTAGGAATTTTAGTTTAA